The DNA sequence CCAAGGACTGCTGTGCGTGGAACGGGTTTTAATTACAGTTTAAGGAAAATGAACTAAATCCTGCACTCGGGACATTTCTGTTGGAAGTGTCGACAACTTTCAgcgtttttttttccttggaaaacacCGTCTTGACCAGTCCTCCAGTATTTACTTCTAGATGTAACATTGTTAAtggttttaaaatgtaattattgtATTTGTAAATTGTACTCATTCCAGTAAGGCTGTATTTTGGCAGTTAGACACTTGAGTTTTAGCATTTTCCCATTCATGAAATGGATGTAATTTAAACTGTGGTATATAAATCTAATAGTAGTACTGTTGAATGGCACAATGCTTACAGAGGTAGATTGCATTTTGTCAATATATACAATTTAAATACGATACCGGTAGCTGTTATGAAGGGGGTGCCTCAGCAAAAGAGAGTTCAGTAGAGCCCACAGgctgatttaattttccttcagtCCTTAGTACGTCTCACAGCGATCAATAAAAAGCTCAACCTTCAGGTTCAGCTGGTCTAAGTCCAGAAAAATATTGATGGAAAAGTGGAGGTTCCTAGGACAGTCTCCCAGGCAGAAAATATCACTTCTGCAAGGAGCGTTTACTCCAAATTTCCAGCCCCCTGCTCTGTCAGAGCTGCAGATTCCCTGCTGGAATTtcagcagctcttccctgccCCATGTGTTTTGCAGGGACACGGATGAGGAAGGAAGCACAGAGAGGCTGGGTGCTCACTCTGAGCTCACAGCACCGGCATAAAACCAGTTTtatcccttccttcctttcctttcctttcctttcctttcctttcctttcctttcctttcctttcctttcctttcctttcctttcctttcctttcctttcctttcctttcctttcctttcctttcctttcctttcctttcctttcctttcctttcctttcctttcctttcctttcctttcctttcctttcctttcctttcctttcctttcctttcctttcctttcctttcctttcctttcctttcctttcctttcctttcctttcctttcctttcctttcctttcctttcctttcctttcctttcctttcctttcctttcctttcctttcctttcctccctggaATTGCAGCCGCACCTGCTTCTCTATTTTAGCGCTCAGGTGGCTCGGAGAGATGGGAAAACACATGGAAGTGCTGGAGAACGGGGGACGAAATATTGTCCCTGTGCACTTTTCCCTGTCCCACTGTGCTCATTCCCGACTCCTGGTGAGAGCTGGtggcactcctgctgctgcagctgagtcAAACAGGAGAATTTGGCAATATTGagagggaaaatgaaggaaTCTTTGTGGAATTAAACAGAGATGCACAGGAGCATCCATGGAATGGGGTGCTGGGACTTTGGGAATGTGTAAGATGACAAAAAGTGCTGATTTTACAAGTGTTGCCAGGCTTAGGGTGGTGCATTTTACATtggagagcagcctgggcatGTTGGGAAGGGCTCACGGAGCAGTTTGGTGTAGGAAAAGGGAGATCTGTGCCcatctgaaaagaaaagaaggaaatgtggGGATATTTCAGGTGTGAGGCGGCTGCCAGGCTGAGACTGGGGGGTGAGCTGTGAGTTgacaaaaggcagcagcaggaaaggaaaagcacaaTTCACTCCTGCAGCTTCCCACACCCTCACAGATTTTGGGAGAGCACTCCCCACTGTTCCACTCCATGAATGATTTCCCCCCTGAACTGGAAATTTGTATAAAGTGTGTAGCTCACCCCTTTCTGACACAGAAATATGGGGCAAACCCCAAGAGTCAGGTCTATGCTGTGTACAATTGTTCCAAACCCATCCTTCCAAAAGAGATCCAGGGCAGAgacctgagaaaaaaaaaaaaaaaaaggatttataATGTAAATATTACCAGAAGATAGAGATTTTACTTTATATTTCATTTGAAAGACAAGGTGTTTACATTagcattgggtttttttgagtgcTTTTTCAACAGAAAAACCCATAACCCAAAGCTCCCAAGCTCATCCCTTTTGAGCTGGTGAACACAACAGAGGTCACTTTTTTTTTGGGATGCAGCCCTTGTGgcctggagagagagagatgggaaCAGTCTGGGACATTTTGTCCTATTTCTGGGGCGTGTGGgatgtgccagcactgccagccccacagggaCACGGCTGCAGCCACTGGCAGGTGACACCAAGCCTGTGACACTGGGACCACAGGAGGAGATTTAGGACAGGTTTTTCCATGCTGCTCTTGCCAGTTTTTGGGCACAGTGTTTAAAACTTGCAGGTTTTTGGGCACAGTGTTTAAAACTTACAGGTTTTTGGGCACAGTTTTTAAAACTTGCAGGTTTTTGGGCACAGTGTTTAAAACTTGAGGGGTTTTGGCAGTGTCTTCTCAGAGTGCCCCGGGGCTTTGTTGGGAGTTTGGTGAGAGCACCTGGCCCCAGAGAGAGGCCTGGAGTGTTCAGGGCACTCAAACTCTGCAGGCTTCACCTCGGTTTTTAGGTGAAAATCGGTGTATTTTCAGGGAATTCAcctgcctggggctgcctggccactcgaagggagcagggaggtgaaATGGCAGGGATTTGGTTTCACACAGATCCCAGACTggttggggtggggagggatcTTAAAAATCACCCAGAAACCTCCCAGCcttggcagggacagctcccactgtcccaggctgctccaaacccatccagcctggccttgggcactgccagggatccagggacagccacagctgctctgggaattctattccagggcctgcccaccctgccagggaacaattcctgcaatcccaagatcccatccagccctgccctctggcactggcagccattccctgtgtcctgtccctccatcccttgtccccagtccctctccagctctcctggagccccttcaggccctgcaaggggctctgagctctccctggagcttctcctctccaggtgagcacccccagctctcccagcctggctcttgGAGCATTCCCAGAGGGAAGCACCACAGCTCTGTTTCCCAGCAGGGTTTTTCCAGGTCAGGCTGAGGCTGGAGAAGGAGCTCAGCCCTCTGGCACTGCCCCTGAGCTCAGCAGCACCGGATCCATCCGAGGAAACAGGAGGATAAATAACGCAGGCATTCCATAATAAAAATGTGGATGCATGCACAGAAAGGCTTTAGTTCCCTTCCTTCCACTCACCTTTCCCTTCAGACCTCTCCCCAAGGaattttccctgggaatttggCAGCCCACACCTGCAGGGTTGAGGTCCTGCTGACAGAGTGGGAGTTTTTCCCCACGGACACCTTCAGACTTGGAATTTTACACGGTGGGAGCAGGAGGTGATTTTTCTGCCACCTTTCTGCTGTTTGGTGcaaacagtcccaattctcaGCCAGCTCACAGTGCTCCTCACAGGAGACATTTCAGAGCAGTTTCCTGCTTTAACAATATTTCTTAATAACTCTGAAATCTCTCAATTGTAGGAAAACCCAGCAAATAATGAGCTTTTCATTTGGTGTCTGCATTTGTTCATAAATATCACTGCCCTGTTTAAGTCTTCTTTTTGCTGTCATTTGGTATTTCAGTTAAATTCATTTGTCTTCACTCTGCTCTTCCAGATTTTATCTATCATTTTTTAAGACCTAAgtgggaaaaatccctggaagtTTCTGTTGGAATGCCATCCCTTTTTAGCCAGGCAAAGCAggcctgtgctgctctccaagATTCCTCCAGCAGGAGCATCCTAAAAAAAAGAGTCACCGCCTCTTTCTCCCAGCAAGAGCATTTTTCAATGGCTGGAGTGCACTGAAAAGGtgacagatttttaatttaCCTAAGAGAGAATCAAactttccccccctcccccattttgttgcttttatatgaaaatatcttcattttGAAGCTTGTCATGACCAAAATAAGCAACATCACCCTGTTGTACTTTCCTGGTTAGAAATTACCGCCTCAAAGATTTCATTTCATAGCCAGAATTCTTCTGTTCCTCTTTCCCTCACCATTTCCCAAGGAAATGAATCCGTGTAGAGCTGGGGAGGTTTTATGATAATCAGGATTATTCCAGTCAGGATTTTAATTCTTGTTTCACTGCGAGGAAAAGGTTTGCAGGAATactccctgctccttcctggcTTCCCTTGTCCCTCTAGGAGggatggtgctgctggcagtggtTCTTGGAACCACAAATGGATGGCGGGGATTCTCTTCCAAGGTTTGGATAAGCAGGATGTGGTGGAACACACCAGATCCCAGCAGGGCTTTTGGGATCCCTCATTCCTCATCCCAGGTTTTCTGGGGAAACGGGAATTGCTGTGggtgtgctgtccctgtgttgGGGCAGGAAGGGGGTTTTTCACTCCCAAATGTTGTAAGGTTGTTGAAATCCCCTGGATGCTTGGGTGACATAAAACAAAGGGAGATGTGTGGTGGTTTGAGGCAGGAATTGAGCCGGGATGTGCCAGGaagctcccagggctggcaggagaagGGCCCAGGATGTGGGACAAGCCCAGTGTGACCCCCCCAGCAGTGAATCAAATCTCCCCAGGTATCACCCTGGGCCATTGAATGAACTCCCTCGTGtataaaatgtttataaatatttgtgGATGAAGATACACAGGTCTATTTTTAAGATTTAAGTTAAATAAGTTAATGAATGGCTGGCCTTTCCTGCCTAAACGTGCAATGAGATATATTATACCTTCAGTCCACGATGGCCTAGGTTCTGCTTAGTCTGTGATGAAAACTTTGCTGCTTTCCTACTcttctcagagaaaaaaaaaataaactataaaAGACGTACAGGTTTGTTGCACAGGGACTACTGCAGCGAAGCTTTGTATTTGACCACTGGTAATATGAATGTGTTGTATTGACTTGTTGAAGATAATCATGAaacaacatattttaaatgttacttGCCTTATAGATTAGAGTACGACTATGTGGATATCATTTTtgtaaatactgttttttataaatgtctctcctccatcctccccgTCACCCATTTCACCGACTCTCAAATATGCAATTATTTACCATGCAGAGCGTTGTGACAAAGAAATCCCCACATCAGAACAAAGTTTATTCATTCTATACATAAGAAACACACAAAATACCCAACTGAGTTGCAATTTAAAtgtgattattattatttttttccttgaaaataaacaaaaaatggtaaaacatttcttttactGAGCGAGTTTTGATTCCACGTGCGGGAGCAACCGGAGGAGTGGGCAGAGGGATTGGAGGCTGGCCCAAAAAAGGACTTCTTGTCCCAAAAAAGGGTCCCTGTTCCAAAAACCATCATTCCTGATGGAGTTATGTGCAGTGTCCCAGCAAGGGAACGGCTTGAGGGCGGCGTGTGGGGACACACGAGGATCCACAGGGACCGTGGGGACatgagggatgtggggacatgagggatgtggggacatgagggatgtggggacgtgagggatgtggggacatGAGGGATGTGGGACACGAGGGATGTGGGACACGAGGGATGTGGGGAGATGAGGGATGTGGGGACGTGAGGGATGTGGGACACGAGGGATGTGGGACACGAGGGATGTGGGGAGatgagggatgtggggacacaAGGGATGTGGGACACGAGGGATGTGGGGACatgagggatgtggggacatgagggatgtggggacatGAGGGATGTGGGACACGAGGGATGTGGGGACATGAGGGATGTGGGACatgagggatgtggggacatgagggatgtggggacatGAGGGATGTGGAGACatgagggatgtggggacatgagggatgtggggacatGAGGGATGTGGGACatgagggatgtggggacatgagggatgtggggacatgagggatgtggggacatGAGGGATGTGGGACATGAGGGATGTGGGGTTGGGGGACCCATGGAAGCCATGGGGACACTTCAGGGCTGTAGGGACACGGGAGGTCTGTGTGGATCCACAGGGATCACGGGAATCTctgtgggacatggggacatttggggtgGCCGTGGGGACCTGAGGAGGTCACAGGGACCCTCAGGAGAGGGAGCTTGTGGGGACATTTGGATGGGGCCACCTGGAATCTTTAGGTTCCTTTAGGAATCTTTAGGTGGAATTCTTTAGGGGAcatctgggagctgcagggaccTGGGCAGGCTGTGGGGACAAGTTATGGGATCATGCAGGGacctgtgggagctgtggggacacagagggacctgtggggacacagagggacctgtgggagctgtggggacacagagggacctgtggggacacagagggacctgtgggagctgtggggacacagagggacctGTGGGAGCTGTAGGGATacatgggatccatgggaacCGCTGGGGACTGTGAAGGAATACAGAGACCTGTGGAAAACACGGGGACATGTGAGGGAacctgtggggacaccagggactaTAGGAATATGTGGAAGCCATGGGGACACACCGGGAGCTGTGGGAACGATGGAGAACCGTGGGAGCCGCAGGAACAGTCAGCCGTGAGGGTGGGAATGCCGGGGGCCGGGAATGTGCTGGGATGGAGGCCGGGAATGTGGCGGGATGAAGGCCGGGAATGCGGGGGGATAAAAGCCGGGAATGCGGGGGGATGGAGGCCGGGAATGCCGAAGATGGAAGCCGGGAATGTGGCGGGATAGAGGCCCGGAATGCGGGAGATGGAAGCCGGGAATGCGGGGGGATAAAAGCCGGGAATGTGACGGGATGGAGGCGGAGCGGGAATGCGGCGGGCGGGCCCCTCTGCCGGCACCGCCTCCCCCCCTCAGCTGAGGGCGATGGAGGGCGGCGAAACTCCCAGCGAGCCCGGCCCGGGTGGGTCTCGATTGCCCCTCCAGAAACCCTTCAGCgctgggattttttcccctgataAAGCCGAGCTTTGCCTGGCAGGGCCTGGCGGGCGCTTCCCGGTGGCGGCGGTGGATGAGATCCTGAGGGAAGTGCTGGGGAGCGCCCTGAGGGAGCAGCGCTACGAGCCGGGGCCGTGCCGGGAGGCGGCCAAGGACATCGCCGAGGTGGGACATTTGCCCATGGGGTGCTCCAAATATCCCCCCAAAAGCCCGATAAAGTGTACGATGAAGGCTGGGGGTGGCTGTCGAGATGCCGACAAGGGTTGCTCAGCTGGGAGTACCGAGGTGTAGGAGTTAATACATAGATttacagactggtttgggtgaGGAGGGGCCTCAAAGcccacccagagccaccccagccatggcagggacagctcccactgtcccaggctgctccaaacccatccagcctggccttgggcactgccagggatccagggacagccccagctgctctgggaattctatccCAGCCCTTTCTCACCCTCCCAGgcaacaattccttcccaatatcccatccagccctgccctctttGTCAGCGTAATACCATCCCCTTTCCCCTGCTGTAAATCCATCCCCATCTTTGATCGCACAAGGAGTAAATCTGTTTTTCCCCGCAGGTTGTGAAGGCGCGGGTGAAAGCGCTGCAGGTGCCCAGGTACAAGATCGTGGTGGTGGCTCACATCGGGCAGCTGGgccagcagagcctgcagaTCAGCAGCAGGTGCCTCTGGGACCCCCACACTGACACCTTCTCCTCCTACGTGTTCAAGAACACCTCGCTTTTTGCTGTGGCAAACGTCTATGGTGTGTATTTTGAgtagggaggtggtggagtttAGCAGCAGGAGAAATGGATATTCAGCCTAACTCTTCCCTTTTCTGTTGAAAATATCTGTGGAAGACCAAGGTACTCTCACCTGCTTTACAACATAAGCCTT is a window from the Poecile atricapillus isolate bPoeAtr1 chromosome 7, bPoeAtr1.hap1, whole genome shotgun sequence genome containing:
- the DYNLT5 gene encoding dynein light chain Tctex-type 5 isoform X2 → MEGGETPSEPGPGPGGRFPVAAVDEILREVLGSALREQRYEPGPCREAAKDIAEVVKARVKALQVPRYKIVVVAHIGQLGQQSLQISSRCLWDPHTDTFSSYVFKNTSLFAVANVYGVYFE
- the DYNLT5 gene encoding dynein light chain Tctex-type 5 isoform X1; translated protein: MEGGETPSEPGPGGSRLPLQKPFSAGIFSPDKAELCLAGPGGRFPVAAVDEILREVLGSALREQRYEPGPCREAAKDIAEVVKARVKALQVPRYKIVVVAHIGQLGQQSLQISSRCLWDPHTDTFSSYVFKNTSLFAVANVYGVYFE